From Mycobacterium lacus, one genomic window encodes:
- a CDS encoding NAD-dependent protein deacetylase, with translation MPTLGSVQCPELVAVLAGRRVAVLTGAGISTDSGIPDYRGPDSPPSNPMTIQQFTSDPAFRQRYWARNHVGWRHMDNTRPNAGHRALAALEHAGVVTGVVTQNVDLLHTKAGSHNVVNLHGTYAWVTCLGCGYTMSRAALANRLEALNPGFISRAEAVGELAVAPDADAVVASAADTASFRYLDCPTCVGMLKPDIVYFGENVPKERVAQAYSLVDEADALLVAGSSLTVFSGYRFVRHAAALGIPIAIINRGRTRGDDLATVKVDGGCSELLALLADELLPSGVTERTPVP, from the coding sequence ATGCCTACGCTCGGTTCCGTGCAATGCCCCGAACTCGTCGCGGTGCTGGCCGGTCGCCGGGTCGCGGTGCTCACGGGCGCGGGGATTTCCACGGACTCGGGTATCCCCGACTACCGGGGCCCCGATTCGCCGCCGAGCAACCCCATGACGATCCAACAGTTCACGTCGGATCCGGCGTTCCGGCAGCGGTACTGGGCACGCAACCACGTCGGCTGGCGGCACATGGACAACACCCGGCCCAATGCCGGCCACCGGGCGTTGGCCGCGCTGGAGCACGCCGGTGTGGTGACGGGTGTGGTCACGCAGAACGTGGACCTGCTGCACACCAAGGCCGGCAGCCACAACGTGGTCAACCTGCACGGCACCTACGCCTGGGTGACGTGCCTGGGCTGCGGCTACACCATGAGCCGAGCCGCGCTGGCCAACCGGCTCGAAGCGCTCAACCCGGGTTTCATCTCACGCGCCGAAGCCGTCGGTGAGCTGGCGGTGGCACCCGACGCCGACGCCGTCGTCGCCTCGGCGGCCGATACCGCGTCGTTCCGCTACCTCGACTGTCCGACCTGCGTCGGCATGCTCAAGCCCGACATCGTCTATTTCGGCGAGAATGTGCCTAAAGAGCGCGTCGCCCAAGCGTATTCACTCGTTGATGAGGCCGATGCGCTGCTGGTCGCGGGTTCGTCGCTCACCGTGTTCTCCGGCTACCGGTTCGTACGCCACGCCGCGGCGCTCGGAATCCCGATCGCGATCATCAACCGCGGCCGCACCCGAGGCGACGACCTGGCCACCGTCAAGGTCGACGGCGGCTGTTCGGAACTGCTGGCATTGCTGGCCGACGAGCTCCTACCGTCGGGCGTCACAGAACGAACACCGGTGCCCTAA
- a CDS encoding PfkB family carbohydrate kinase, producing the protein MATRVCVVGSVNMDLTLEVASLPRPGETVLASSLSRAPGGKGANQAVAAARAGAQVRFVGALGDDPAADQLRAHLQANGVGLDGTITVPGPSGAAIIVADAHAENTIVVAPGANARLTVTPAVVADCEVLLTQLEIPVAAAVTAARAARSAGAVVMVNASPAGHDKRQLARLAAVADVVIANATEASEWSWQPTHFVVTQGARGARYLGVDGEFEVPAPTVTAVDTTGAGDVFAGVLAASWPRNRGANPASRAERMRALRRACAAAALSTLASGAGDCAPNIEAIDALCDGRS; encoded by the coding sequence ATGGCAACGCGAGTGTGCGTGGTGGGCAGCGTGAACATGGACCTGACGTTGGAAGTGGCCAGCCTGCCGCGCCCGGGCGAGACGGTGCTGGCGTCGTCGTTGAGCCGCGCACCCGGCGGCAAGGGCGCCAATCAGGCGGTGGCCGCCGCGCGGGCAGGCGCCCAGGTGCGCTTCGTCGGCGCGTTGGGTGACGACCCGGCCGCCGACCAATTGCGCGCGCACCTGCAGGCCAACGGCGTCGGGCTGGACGGAACCATCACCGTGCCCGGACCAAGTGGGGCCGCGATCATCGTGGCCGATGCCCACGCCGAGAACACCATCGTGGTGGCACCCGGCGCCAACGCCCGCCTGACGGTGACCCCGGCGGTGGTCGCCGATTGCGAGGTGTTGTTGACCCAGCTCGAGATACCGGTGGCGGCGGCAGTAACCGCGGCGCGGGCCGCGCGCTCGGCCGGCGCGGTCGTCATGGTCAACGCTTCGCCGGCCGGCCACGACAAACGGCAACTTGCGCGACTGGCGGCGGTCGCCGACGTCGTGATCGCAAACGCGACCGAGGCGAGCGAATGGTCCTGGCAGCCAACCCACTTCGTGGTCACCCAGGGCGCGCGCGGCGCCCGCTACCTCGGCGTGGACGGCGAGTTCGAGGTGCCCGCCCCTACGGTGACGGCGGTGGACACCACCGGGGCCGGCGACGTGTTCGCCGGGGTGCTGGCCGCGAGTTGGCCGCGCAACCGGGGTGCAAACCCGGCGTCAAGGGCCGAGCGGATGCGCGCGCTGCGGCGGGCCTGCGCGGCAGCCGCACTGTCGACGCTGGCGTCCGGCGCCGGTGACTGCGCACCCAACATCGAAGCGATCGACGCACTATGCGACGGGAGGAGCTGA
- a CDS encoding NAD(+) synthase translates to MSFYSAYAHGFVRVAACTHHTTIGDPASNAASVLGLARACHDDGAALAVFPELTLSGYSIEDVLLQDALLDAVEDAVLDIVAASTELLPVLVVGAPLRRRHRIYNTAVVIHRGVVLGVSPKSYLPTYREFYERRQVAPGDGEYGTIRIGDTQAPFGPDLLFAASDLPGFVLHAEICEDMFVPVPPSAEAALAGATVLANLSGSPITIGRAEDRRLLARSASARCLAAYVYAAAGEGESTTDLAWDGQTMIWENGVLLAQSERFPRGERRSVADVDTELLRSERLRMGTFDDNRRHHRALAESFRRIEFRLDPPSGDIGLRRAVERFPFVPADPQRLQQDCYEAYNIQVSGLEQRLRALRYPKVVIGVSGGLDSTHALIVAARAMDREGRPRSDILAFTLPGFATGDRTKKNAIRLSRALGVTFEEIDIRDTAELMLANIGHPFSRGEKIYDVTFENIQAGLRTDYLFRLANQRGGIVLGTGDLSELALGWSTYGVGDHMSHYNVNGGVPKTLIQHLIRWVISSGQFDDEVSATLQSVLDTEITPELVPTGADEEIQRSESTVGPYVLQDFSLFCVLRYGFRPSKIAFLAWHAWSDPERGNWPPGFPEEKRPSFSLAEIRHWLQVFVQRFYSFSQFKRSALPNGPKVSHGGSLSPRGDWRAPSDMSAQIWLDEIEREVPES, encoded by the coding sequence ATGAGCTTCTATTCCGCCTATGCGCACGGGTTCGTGCGCGTTGCCGCGTGCACGCACCACACCACTATTGGTGACCCGGCGTCCAACGCGGCGTCGGTGTTGGGGTTGGCGCGCGCCTGCCATGACGACGGGGCAGCGCTGGCGGTGTTTCCCGAACTGACGTTGTCGGGCTATTCCATCGAGGACGTGTTGCTGCAGGATGCCCTGCTCGACGCGGTCGAGGACGCAGTGCTCGACATCGTCGCCGCGTCCACCGAGCTATTACCGGTTCTGGTGGTCGGCGCGCCGCTGCGGCGCCGGCACCGTATCTACAACACCGCGGTGGTCATCCACCGCGGTGTCGTGCTCGGTGTGTCCCCGAAGTCGTATCTGCCCACCTACCGAGAGTTCTACGAGCGACGCCAGGTCGCACCCGGGGACGGCGAGTACGGCACCATCCGGATCGGCGATACCCAGGCACCGTTCGGCCCTGACCTGCTGTTCGCCGCGTCGGACCTGCCCGGCTTCGTGCTGCACGCCGAAATCTGCGAGGACATGTTCGTGCCGGTGCCGCCCAGCGCCGAGGCGGCGCTGGCCGGGGCGACCGTGCTGGCCAACCTGTCCGGCAGCCCGATCACGATCGGTCGCGCCGAGGATCGCCGCCTGCTGGCCCGCTCGGCGTCGGCGCGGTGTCTGGCCGCCTACGTCTATGCGGCCGCGGGGGAGGGTGAGTCGACGACCGATCTGGCCTGGGACGGCCAGACGATGATCTGGGAGAACGGGGTGCTGCTCGCGCAGTCCGAACGCTTCCCCAGGGGGGAGCGCCGCAGCGTCGCCGACGTCGACACGGAGCTGCTCCGGTCGGAGCGGCTGCGGATGGGCACCTTCGACGACAACCGACGCCACCACCGGGCGTTGGCGGAATCGTTCCGGCGCATCGAGTTCCGGCTCGACCCGCCGTCCGGCGACATCGGGCTGCGACGGGCGGTCGAGCGCTTTCCCTTCGTCCCGGCCGACCCGCAACGGCTGCAACAGGATTGCTACGAGGCCTACAACATCCAGGTTTCCGGACTCGAGCAGCGGCTGCGGGCGCTGCGCTACCCCAAGGTGGTCATCGGCGTGTCCGGGGGGCTGGACTCGACGCACGCGCTGATCGTCGCGGCTCGCGCGATGGACCGCGAAGGCCGTCCGCGCAGCGACATCCTGGCATTCACGTTGCCGGGCTTCGCCACCGGCGACCGCACCAAGAAGAATGCGATTCGGTTGTCACGCGCGCTGGGCGTCACCTTCGAGGAGATCGACATCCGCGACACCGCCGAATTGATGCTCGCCAACATCGGTCACCCGTTTTCCCGCGGAGAGAAAATCTACGACGTCACCTTCGAGAACATCCAGGCCGGCCTGCGCACCGACTACCTGTTCCGGCTGGCCAACCAGCGCGGCGGCATCGTGCTGGGCACCGGCGACCTGTCGGAGTTGGCGCTGGGATGGTCGACATACGGTGTCGGCGACCACATGTCGCACTACAACGTCAACGGCGGGGTTCCCAAGACGCTGATCCAGCACCTGATCCGGTGGGTCATCTCGTCGGGCCAGTTCGACGACGAGGTCAGTGCGACGCTGCAGTCCGTCCTCGACACCGAGATCACCCCCGAACTCGTACCCACCGGTGCGGACGAAGAGATTCAGCGCAGCGAATCCACGGTTGGGCCTTATGTGCTGCAAGACTTTTCGCTGTTCTGTGTGCTGCGCTACGGATTCCGGCCGTCGAAGATCGCTTTTTTGGCCTGGCATGCGTGGAGCGACCCCGAGCGGGGCAATTGGCCGCCCGGCTTCCCGGAGGAGAAGCGACCGTCCTTTTCGCTGGCGGAGATCCGGCATTGGCTGCAGGTTTTCGTCCAGCGGTTCTATTCGTTCAGCCAGTTCAAACGCTCGGCATTGCCCAACGGGCCCAAGGTTTCGCACGGCGGTTCGTTGTCGCCGCGCGGCGACTGGCGCGCTCCGTCGGATATGTCGGCGCAAATCTGGCTCGACGAGATCGAGCGCGAGGTGCCGGAGAGTTAG